The nucleotide window GTAGAGGGTGCCGGGCTGGCCGAAGTCGTCGTCCTCGGCGTGCAGGGTGGCGGCGGTTCGGGTGAGCTCCCCGTCCGATTCCCAGGAGCCGGCGCCGGCGGCCTCGGCGGATGCCGTGGGCCCGCCGAATGAGTTCGGCGCGTACACGGGCACGCTCGGGTCGTTGAAGCCGTGGCGCTGCGCGCCGTCCTGCGAGTAGTTGTGCACCTCGGCGGCGTGCGGGGCGTTCACCGGGATCTGGTTGTAGTTGGTGCCGACGCGGTAGCGCTGCGCGTCGGGGTAGCTGAACACGCGGGCCATGAGCATCTTGTCGGGGCTGATGTCGATGCCGGGCACGGTGTTCGCGGGCGACAGGGCGGCCTGCTCGATCTCGGCGAAGAAGTTCTTCGGGTTGCGGTTCAGCGTGAAGTGGCCGACCGGGATGAGCGGGTAGTCGGCGTGCGGCCACACCTTGGTGAGGTCGAACGGGTTGAAGCGGTAGCCGGCGGCGTCGGCGTACGGCATCACCTGCACGAAGACGTCCCACGTGGGGTGCTCGCCCCGCTCGATGGCCTCGTAGAGGTCGCGGCGGTAGTAGTCGGCGTCGGCGCCGGCGATGGCCTCGGCCTCCTCGCCCGAGAGGTACAGGTCGCCCTGGCGGGTCTTGAAGTGGTACTTGACCCAGAAGCGCTCGCCGGCGGCGTTGATCCACTGGTAGGTGTGCGAGCCGTAGCCGTTCATCGTGCGCCACGACTGCGGCAGGCCGCGGTCGCCCATGAGATAGGTGACCTGGTGGGCCGACTCGGGCGAGAGGGTCCAGAAGTCCCACTGCATGTCCGAGTCGCGGAGGCCGGAACCCGGCAGGCGCTTCTGCGAGTGGATGAAGTCGGGGAACTTGATGCCGTCGCGGATGAAGAACACCGGGGTGTTGTTGCCGACGATGTCGTAGTTGCCCTCGGTCGTGTAGAAGCGCAGCGCGAAGCCGCGAACGTCGCGCCACGTGTCGGGCGAGCCCATCTCGCCGGCGACGGAGGAGAAGCGCAGCAGCGTCTCGCTCTTCGCGCCCTTCTGGAAGACCGCGGCGCGCGTGTACTGCGAGACGTCCTCCGTCGCGACGAACTCGCCGAACGCGCCGCCGCCCTTGGCGTGGACGATGCGCTCGGGGATGCGCTCGCGGTTGAACTGCGCGAGCTTCTCGACGAGGTAGCGGTCGTGCAGCGCGGTGGTGCCGTCGGCGCCGGTCGTGAGGGAGTGCGCGTCGCTCGGCACGGGGGTGCCGGTCTGGGTGGTGGTGTTCTCCGCCATGGGTTCCTTCTCTGTCGTCGCCCGGGACTCTCCCGGGCGTGGGGTCAGACGATGGGTTCGGGGGTGGATGCCGTGGGCCGGCCCTCGGGCGCGGCCCCGTCGCCGTGGGCCACGGCATCCACTGCACGACAGTCGGCGCACACGCCCCAGAAGGTGACCTCGGCGCGCTCGATGCGGAAGCCGTGATCGTGGCCGGGGGTGAGGCACGGGGAGGCGCCGACGAGGCAGTCGACGTCTTCGACGCGGCCGCAGCCGGTGCAGACGAGGTGGTGGTGGTTGTCTCCGACGCGGCGCTCGTAGCGGGCGGGTGAGCCGGCCGGTTCGATGCGGCGCAGGATGCCGGCGTCGGCGAGGGCGCCGAGCACCCCGTAGACGGCCTGCAGCGAGGTGGACGGGAGGGTTTCGGCGACGCGGGCGTAGACGGCCTCGGCACCCTCGTGTGGGTGGTCTTCGAGGGCGTCGAGCACGGCGAGCCGGGGCGCGGTGACCTTGAGCCCGGCGTCGCGCAGCACGCGGGCGTGCGGGGCGTCGTACTGCTCGGGCATGCCCCGATCGTAGCAGTTGTTTTGAGGCATTCAAGACAATGAACGACTCAAGACATCGAGGATCGCTCAGCGTCGCGCCGAGGCATCCGCACCCGGCGCCGCGCGGCCCGCCTCATGCGCAGATGAGCACGTGAAACGCGCCCGCAACAACATGAGAGAATGATGCTCAACGTCGGCCTCATCCGGTACATCGTCCGTGCCACCGACGGACGGGGCCGCGCCCACCGCACCCCCACCCCGCGCCGCACCACAGCATCCGCGACGCCCCGCCGAGAGGTCATCCACCCGATGAGATTCCGTTCCCGCCCCGCCCGGGCCGCCGCCGCAGCGGTCGCCGCCGCCGCAGCCCTCACCCTCGCCGCCTGCTCCTCGGGCGGCTCCGACAGCGAGGGCGGCGACGCCGAGAGCTTCGGCGAGCTGAACATCCAGCTCTCCTGGGTGAAGAACGCCGAATTCGCCGGCGAGTACTTCGCCATCGAGAACGGCTACTTCGCCGACGCCGGCTTCGACGACGTCACCCTCACCGCCGGCCCCACCGCGACCGAGGCGACCGTGCTGTCGGGCACCGCGCTCGTCGGCGTCTCGAACCCGGTCTCGACCGCGCCGGTCATCCTCGAGGAAGACGCGCCGCTGAAGATCATCGGCACGACCTACCAGAAGAACCCGTACACGATCCTCTCGATCGCCGGCAAGGGCGACATCAAGACCCCCGCCGACCTCGTCGGCAAGAAGATCGGCGTGCAGGCCGGCCCGAACGAGACCCTCTTCGACGCCCTCCTCGCCGTCAACGAGATCGACCCGTCCGAGGTCACCAAGGTCCCCGTCGAGTACGACCCGGCGCCCCTCGTCAACGGCGAGGTCGACGGCTTCTTCGCCTTCGTCACCAACGAGTCCATCACCGTCGAGAACCTCGGCAACGAGGTCGTGAACCTGCTCCTCGCCGACAACGGCCTGCCGTTCGTCGCCGAGAGCTTCGTCGTCACCGACCAGTCCATCGCCGAGAACCGCGAAGCCCTCAAGGCCTTCCTCTACGCCGAAGTGCTCGGCTGGAAGGACGCCGTCGCCGACGCCGACGAGTCCGCCCGCCTCGCCGTCGAGGTCTACGGCAAGGACCTCGGCCTCGACGCAGCCAAGGAGATCGCCCAGGCCAAGGCCCAGAACGAACTGCTCATCGTCACCGACGAGACCGATGCCAACGGCCTGCTGACGATCAGCGACGAGCTGCAGAAGCAGTCGATCGCCTCGCTCGCCGCCGCCGGCTACGAGATCGACGCCGAGCAGCTCTTCGACATGAGCCTGCTCG belongs to Agromyces archimandritae and includes:
- a CDS encoding catalase; the protein is MAENTTTQTGTPVPSDAHSLTTGADGTTALHDRYLVEKLAQFNRERIPERIVHAKGGGAFGEFVATEDVSQYTRAAVFQKGAKSETLLRFSSVAGEMGSPDTWRDVRGFALRFYTTEGNYDIVGNNTPVFFIRDGIKFPDFIHSQKRLPGSGLRDSDMQWDFWTLSPESAHQVTYLMGDRGLPQSWRTMNGYGSHTYQWINAAGERFWVKYHFKTRQGDLYLSGEEAEAIAGADADYYRRDLYEAIERGEHPTWDVFVQVMPYADAAGYRFNPFDLTKVWPHADYPLIPVGHFTLNRNPKNFFAEIEQAALSPANTVPGIDISPDKMLMARVFSYPDAQRYRVGTNYNQIPVNAPHAAEVHNYSQDGAQRHGFNDPSVPVYAPNSFGGPTASAEAAGAGSWESDGELTRTAATLHAEDDDFGQPGTLYREVYSAETKERFHATLLGQAQAITIDDIRERFFQYWTNVDAGLGELLRAAYAQAAVEDGAA
- a CDS encoding Fur family transcriptional regulator, with the translated sequence MPEQYDAPHARVLRDAGLKVTAPRLAVLDALEDHPHEGAEAVYARVAETLPSTSLQAVYGVLGALADAGILRRIEPAGSPARYERRVGDNHHHLVCTGCGRVEDVDCLVGASPCLTPGHDHGFRIERAEVTFWGVCADCRAVDAVAHGDGAAPEGRPTASTPEPIV
- a CDS encoding ABC transporter substrate-binding protein, with the protein product MMLNVGLIRYIVRATDGRGRAHRTPTPRRTTASATPRREVIHPMRFRSRPARAAAAAVAAAAALTLAACSSGGSDSEGGDAESFGELNIQLSWVKNAEFAGEYFAIENGYFADAGFDDVTLTAGPTATEATVLSGTALVGVSNPVSTAPVILEEDAPLKIIGTTYQKNPYTILSIAGKGDIKTPADLVGKKIGVQAGPNETLFDALLAVNEIDPSEVTKVPVEYDPAPLVNGEVDGFFAFVTNESITVENLGNEVVNLLLADNGLPFVAESFVVTDQSIAENREALKAFLYAEVLGWKDAVADADESARLAVEVYGKDLGLDAAKEIAQAKAQNELLIVTDETDANGLLTISDELQKQSIASLAAAGYEIDAEQLFDMSLLAEVYDEHPELLE